One part of the Moraxella sp. FZFQ2102 genome encodes these proteins:
- the bamB gene encoding outer membrane protein assembly factor BamB, with protein sequence MSQAFIKTALVATLAVAMVGCSAGKRIFQEDPRKPTKLVKLEQSVAVLSQVASTKLEQGTSTFKRNKAKDKDVVDLKIAQTETGYIAASRGGVVSAFDGGQLAWAANVNDAITSGVAVSGDTVVVGTRQGAVVALDRATGQTRWTAQLPSASLAPALINNGKVIVSTNGSVVYGLNLATGAIDWQYSSQAPSLSIRGMAAPIMVDVKTALIGAADGRIHAIDAASGSPVWVRRVGLAAGSGDIAKLRDVDGTPIVAGQHLYAASYSGQLVGFDMATGRTMFVSELATIQGVSVLGSAVIGASVDGEVIAFDRITGDVLWRNSDLKFRGLTNPVTIGQYIAVGDKDGIIHVFDTMGKIISRVDSKHELTSLQVYGNRLYTQSANGVVSIYQF encoded by the coding sequence ATGTCTCAAGCTTTTATCAAAACAGCTTTGGTTGCTACACTGGCGGTCGCGATGGTCGGCTGTAGTGCAGGTAAGCGCATTTTTCAAGAAGATCCAAGAAAGCCGACCAAACTGGTTAAGCTTGAGCAATCTGTTGCGGTATTAAGCCAAGTTGCCAGTACCAAGCTTGAGCAGGGCACATCGACTTTTAAGCGCAACAAAGCCAAAGATAAAGATGTGGTGGATCTAAAAATCGCTCAAACTGAAACAGGCTATATCGCCGCCAGCCGTGGTGGTGTAGTCAGTGCCTTTGATGGTGGTCAGCTAGCTTGGGCAGCCAATGTCAATGATGCCATCACCAGTGGTGTGGCGGTGTCAGGCGATACGGTGGTCGTGGGTACGCGTCAAGGTGCTGTCGTGGCACTGGATCGCGCGACAGGTCAAACACGCTGGACGGCACAGCTGCCATCAGCAAGCCTTGCACCTGCACTGATTAATAATGGCAAAGTCATCGTATCAACCAATGGCAGCGTGGTCTATGGTCTAAATCTTGCCACAGGTGCGATCGATTGGCAGTACAGCAGCCAAGCACCAAGCCTGAGCATTCGTGGTATGGCAGCACCGATCATGGTTGATGTCAAGACAGCATTGATCGGTGCGGCAGATGGTCGTATCCACGCGATTGATGCTGCAAGCGGTTCACCTGTGTGGGTGCGCCGTGTCGGTCTGGCGGCAGGCTCGGGCGATATCGCCAAGCTGCGTGATGTTGATGGCACACCGATCGTCGCAGGTCAGCATCTATATGCAGCAAGCTACAGCGGTCAGTTGGTTGGCTTTGACATGGCGACAGGTCGCACCATGTTTGTCAGTGAGCTTGCCACCATCCAAGGCGTGAGTGTGCTTGGCAGTGCAGTAATCGGTGCTAGCGTCGATGGCGAAGTGATCGCCTTTGATCGCATCACTGGTGATGTGCTGTGGCGTAACAGCGATTTGAAATTCCGTGGTCTGACCAATCCTGTCACCATCGGTCAATATATCGCTGTCGGTGACAAAGATGGCATCATCCATGTGTTTGACACCATGGGTAAAATCATCAGCCGTGTCGATAGCAAGCATGAATTGACCAGCTTACAAGTCTATGGCAATCGCCTATACACCCAAAGTGCCAATGGCGTGGTCAGCATTTATCAGTTCTAA
- a CDS encoding tetratricopeptide repeat protein, protein MSETKNNGFADSQSINALKMHGEKIIYAVLLVLAAFFGWQYYQKHYAKVDTVAADKYTVISDRNDQIVLAAANGAQDEATKKLIAEEETKLFADIDALVAEHGDTAYAWQALMIKARHQTDNDDLAGAVTTLSQATAIDTGDEGLAAITKIRYARAMLANNDIDGATAVANETMPEAFEPSRQELLGDIAVAKNDTESAKKAYLAAWDLLKARQENRAVLSLKLQALGVIVDPIEVPTPIVNQPTQQAAEVQGEQDVAEPAQAVADASAETQTTQTGN, encoded by the coding sequence ATGTCTGAAACGAAAAATAACGGCTTTGCGGACAGCCAATCAATCAACGCCCTAAAAATGCATGGCGAAAAAATCATCTATGCGGTGCTGTTGGTGTTGGCAGCGTTTTTTGGTTGGCAATATTACCAAAAGCATTATGCCAAGGTCGATACTGTGGCAGCGGACAAATACACCGTCATCAGTGATCGCAATGACCAAATCGTGCTGGCAGCTGCCAATGGTGCGCAAGATGAAGCGACCAAAAAACTGATCGCTGAAGAAGAAACCAAGCTGTTCGCTGACATCGATGCGTTGGTCGCGGAACATGGTGATACCGCTTATGCATGGCAAGCGCTGATGATCAAGGCGCGCCATCAGACAGATAATGATGATCTGGCAGGGGCGGTGACGACACTGAGTCAGGCTACAGCCATCGATACGGGTGATGAAGGCTTGGCAGCGATTACCAAAATTCGCTATGCACGCGCCATGCTAGCTAATAATGACATCGATGGTGCGACAGCGGTTGCTAATGAAACGATGCCTGAAGCATTCGAGCCATCACGCCAAGAACTGTTGGGCGATATCGCTGTGGCAAAAAATGACACAGAATCTGCCAAAAAAGCTTATCTTGCTGCTTGGGATCTGCTAAAAGCACGCCAAGAAAATCGTGCAGTGCTGAGTCTAAAACTACAAGCATTGGGCGTGATTGTTGATCCGATCGAAGTGCCAACGCCGATTGTCAATCAGCCGACACAGCAAGCAGCAGAAGTGCAAGGTGAACAAGATGTCGCCGAGCCTGCACAAGCAGTAGCTGATGCGTCAGCAGAAACACAAACTACACAAACTGGCAATTAG